One Opitutaceae bacterium DNA segment encodes these proteins:
- the metG gene encoding methionine--tRNA ligase, with translation MKNFYLTTAIDYVNGSPHLGHAYEKVLSDVIARFRRLMGDEVWFLTGTDEHGQKVQQTARKQGLEPQEFVDRVSAEFVALCAKLNISNDDFIRTTEPRHKKVVAEILQRLFDKGEIYKGEYKGFYSTRQEQFLQDKDRNADGSWPEIFGEVTEITEWNYFFKLRLYQDWLVEFIQKNEDFIFPKYRAKQVLEFLKEPLNDLCISRPRERLEWGIPLPFDADYVTYVWFDALLNYYSAVADKPGVWPASVHVIGKDILVPPHAVYWPIMLHAAGLPLPKSILAHGWWSINGSKMSKSTGNFVDAAEYADKFGVDALRYFLIREMSVGQDSDFSHGQFLIRYTSELANNLGNLVNRTLNMTNRFAAGKLPAAEVQDAPEADLKALWGRTRDEMITLHEGYQFHVALERILAFVTATNAYIELRAPWKLGKSSEPRDQALLRTSLATMAEALRLAAAALAAVMPTTTRKINEVLAHAPAANWLDELAWGERLTGNAVAASAILFPRPQESKAGSK, from the coding sequence ATGAAAAATTTCTATCTGACGACCGCCATCGACTACGTGAACGGATCGCCCCATCTCGGCCATGCCTATGAGAAGGTGCTTTCCGACGTCATCGCCCGATTCCGTCGTCTCATGGGCGACGAGGTATGGTTTCTGACGGGCACCGATGAGCACGGTCAGAAAGTGCAGCAAACGGCGCGTAAACAAGGACTTGAACCACAGGAATTCGTTGACCGAGTCAGCGCGGAATTTGTGGCCCTGTGTGCGAAGCTCAATATCTCGAATGACGACTTCATTCGTACGACCGAACCGCGGCACAAGAAGGTGGTCGCGGAGATATTGCAGAGGCTCTTCGACAAGGGGGAGATCTACAAGGGCGAGTACAAGGGGTTCTATTCCACGCGCCAGGAGCAGTTCCTGCAGGACAAGGACCGCAATGCCGACGGGTCGTGGCCGGAGATCTTTGGTGAAGTCACCGAAATCACGGAATGGAACTATTTCTTCAAACTCCGGCTGTATCAGGACTGGCTGGTGGAGTTCATTCAAAAGAACGAGGATTTCATATTTCCCAAATATCGGGCGAAGCAGGTTCTGGAATTCCTGAAGGAGCCGCTGAATGACCTGTGCATTTCCCGGCCGCGCGAGCGCCTGGAGTGGGGGATTCCGCTTCCGTTTGATGCGGACTACGTCACCTACGTCTGGTTTGACGCGCTGCTGAACTACTATTCGGCCGTTGCCGACAAGCCGGGTGTCTGGCCGGCGAGTGTGCATGTGATCGGCAAGGACATCCTTGTTCCGCCGCATGCCGTGTACTGGCCGATCATGCTCCACGCGGCGGGGCTGCCGCTGCCGAAGTCGATCCTGGCGCACGGGTGGTGGTCGATCAACGGCTCCAAAATGTCAAAGAGCACGGGCAATTTTGTCGATGCCGCGGAATATGCCGACAAGTTCGGGGTCGATGCGCTTCGCTATTTCCTGATTCGCGAGATGAGCGTCGGTCAGGACAGCGATTTTTCCCACGGACAGTTCCTGATCCGCTACACGTCGGAGCTCGCGAACAACCTTGGGAATCTGGTCAATCGCACGCTGAACATGACCAATCGTTTCGCGGCTGGAAAACTCCCGGCCGCAGAGGTTCAGGACGCTCCCGAGGCCGACCTGAAGGCCCTGTGGGGGAGGACCCGCGACGAGATGATCACGCTGCATGAAGGCTACCAGTTTCATGTCGCGCTCGAACGCATCCTTGCGTTTGTCACCGCCACCAATGCCTACATCGAGCTGCGTGCGCCCTGGAAACTCGGCAAGTCCTCCGAGCCCCGAGACCAGGCCCTGCTGCGGACCTCGCTGGCAACCATGGCCGAGGCGCTGCGCCTGGCGGCGGCGGCGCTGGCGGCCGTGATGCCGACGACAACGCGGAAGATCAACGA
- the glf gene encoding UDP-galactopyranose mutase, with amino-acid sequence MSESYDYVIVGAGFSGLVLAERLGAAGHRCLVIEKRDHIGGNCHDRTDRNGLLYHVYGPHYFRTNAPHVRDYLGRFTEWREVQYRVQVYTRERYWSFPVNLNTYRQLCGNPRATEEQFKAYLAERALPIASPANSREAILASVGEELYELFFRGYTAKQWGRPAEDLDPSVCRRIPWRSTVDERYFTDEFQALPSRGYHPMFESLFDQSRAALRLNTDYREILPRLTYRHLIYTGPIDEYFDHRHGHLPYRTVRFNLEEQAADHTPHGLLQPALQVNYPGPEPFTRTVELKHITGQASRFTNIVREFSEEYRFGCNDPYYPVPGPESQLLIEKYRELAERQTNVTFIGRLAQYRYLNMDQVVAAALHTADKLIASGPSPSGHPRTTVGYSKALAGV; translated from the coding sequence ATGTCCGAATCCTATGATTACGTCATAGTCGGAGCCGGATTCTCAGGCCTCGTCCTCGCCGAGCGTCTCGGCGCCGCGGGTCATCGCTGCCTTGTCATCGAAAAACGCGATCACATCGGCGGCAACTGCCATGATCGCACCGACCGCAACGGGCTGCTCTACCATGTGTACGGTCCCCACTATTTCCGCACCAACGCCCCGCATGTGCGCGACTACCTGGGCCGGTTTACGGAATGGCGCGAGGTGCAGTACCGCGTCCAGGTTTATACCCGCGAGCGCTACTGGAGCTTCCCCGTCAACCTGAACACCTACCGCCAGCTCTGCGGAAACCCGCGGGCCACGGAGGAGCAGTTCAAGGCGTATCTCGCGGAGCGCGCCCTGCCGATCGCCAGTCCCGCAAACTCCCGCGAGGCGATCCTAGCCTCGGTGGGCGAGGAACTGTACGAGCTTTTTTTCCGGGGCTACACAGCCAAGCAGTGGGGGCGGCCCGCGGAGGATCTCGACCCGTCCGTATGCCGCCGCATTCCCTGGCGCAGCACCGTCGACGAGCGCTACTTCACCGACGAATTCCAGGCGCTGCCCAGCCGCGGTTACCACCCCATGTTTGAGTCGCTGTTCGATCAGTCGCGGGCTGCGCTTCGACTCAACACCGACTACCGCGAAATCCTGCCGCGGCTGACCTACCGGCACCTGATCTACACCGGGCCCATCGACGAGTACTTCGATCACCGCCACGGCCACCTTCCCTATCGCACGGTGCGCTTCAACCTGGAGGAGCAGGCCGCGGACCACACGCCCCACGGCCTGCTGCAGCCCGCGCTTCAAGTGAACTATCCGGGCCCGGAGCCCTTCACGCGCACGGTTGAACTCAAGCACATCACCGGGCAGGCGAGCCGCTTCACCAACATCGTCCGCGAATTCTCCGAGGAATATCGCTTCGGATGCAACGATCCGTACTACCCCGTGCCCGGCCCCGAGAGCCAGCTCCTCATCGAGAAGTACCGCGAACTCGCCGAACGCCAGACGAACGTCACGTTCATCGGGCGCCTCGCGCAGTACCGGTACCTGAACATGGACCAGGTGGTCGCCGCCGCGCTGCACACAGCGGACAAACTCATTGCGTCAGGCCCATCGCCATCCGGCCACCCCCGCACGACCGTCGGCTATTCCAAGGCCCTGGCCGGAGTCTGA
- a CDS encoding glycosyltransferase family 2 protein, which yields MSDSPPDVVVVIPVYNEESVIVDVLAEWRKELARTAPRYLLLVINDGSRDGTLDALMALNWPDLRIHNQENRGHGQSCLVGYQEAASIGAEYVFQIDSDGQCDPSAFRSIWERRKDAPAVYGRRVRRDDGFGRRIVTTILRWSLKLKQRTRLNDTNVPYRLYHTHVAAEAAQQVPSNFDLANIAVALLLEPKGYIEVPIHFRDRVGGHASVRYWGFARKARKLFQDLDTL from the coding sequence GTGTCTGACTCTCCTCCAGACGTCGTGGTGGTGATTCCGGTTTACAACGAGGAATCCGTCATCGTCGACGTGCTCGCGGAATGGAGAAAGGAACTCGCGCGCACCGCCCCGCGCTACCTCCTGCTGGTGATCAACGACGGATCGAGGGACGGCACGCTCGACGCCCTCATGGCCCTCAACTGGCCGGACCTGCGCATCCACAACCAGGAGAACCGCGGTCACGGCCAGAGCTGCCTGGTGGGTTATCAGGAGGCGGCCAGTATCGGCGCCGAATATGTTTTTCAGATCGATTCCGACGGACAATGCGACCCCTCCGCCTTCCGCTCCATCTGGGAGCGCCGCAAGGATGCGCCTGCGGTGTACGGACGCCGCGTCCGGCGCGACGACGGATTCGGCCGCAGGATCGTCACGACAATCCTTCGCTGGTCTCTCAAGTTGAAGCAGCGGACCCGGCTGAACGACACCAACGTGCCCTACCGTCTCTACCACACGCACGTCGCGGCGGAGGCCGCGCAGCAGGTGCCCTCGAATTTCGATCTCGCCAACATCGCCGTCGCGCTGCTCCTCGAGCCCAAGGGCTACATCGAGGTCCCGATTCATTTTCGCGACCGCGTCGGCGGGCACGCCTCGGTTCGCTACTGGGGCTTCGCCCGCAAGGCTCGCAAATTGTTCCAGGATCTGGATACACTTTGA
- a CDS encoding amidohydrolase family protein codes for MPISEFTRREFMTMTASMLGAAAVARAASPDAEPIIDIHQHVPYSGRTAKQLLAHQAAMGISFTILLPAGSRFGLAAGVNPYPETKALAEQYPDRFRWFANEVSDQPDAIEVMRRQLEAGAIGIGEQKFDVDCDSASIERVAALAREFGVPVLLHFQQGTYNHHLERFPRILEKFPTVDFIGHAQTFWGNISKDYDESVLYPKGSVKPGGLTDRLLSEHPNMYADLSAGSGYQAFIRDEDHARAFFARHQDKLLYGSDCSDPVGRGPACSGSRQILSVKRFAPSKLAERKILYGNARRVLKLTHLPCPDPASPR; via the coding sequence ATGCCAATTTCCGAGTTCACCCGCCGCGAATTCATGACGATGACCGCCTCGATGCTCGGTGCCGCCGCAGTCGCGAGGGCCGCATCGCCGGACGCGGAGCCCATCATCGACATCCATCAGCACGTGCCCTACAGCGGCCGCACCGCGAAGCAGTTGCTCGCCCATCAAGCCGCAATGGGGATCTCGTTCACCATCCTGCTTCCCGCGGGTTCACGCTTCGGACTTGCCGCGGGTGTGAATCCCTATCCAGAGACGAAAGCGCTGGCCGAACAGTATCCCGACCGCTTCCGCTGGTTCGCCAATGAGGTGAGCGACCAGCCCGACGCCATCGAGGTCATGCGGCGTCAACTGGAGGCCGGCGCAATCGGCATTGGCGAGCAGAAGTTTGATGTCGACTGCGACTCCGCCTCCATCGAGCGCGTCGCCGCTCTCGCACGGGAATTCGGTGTCCCCGTCCTCCTTCATTTCCAGCAGGGAACCTACAACCATCATCTCGAGCGCTTCCCTCGCATCCTGGAAAAGTTTCCCACGGTCGATTTCATCGGGCATGCGCAGACGTTCTGGGGAAACATCTCGAAGGATTATGACGAATCGGTGCTCTATCCCAAGGGCTCCGTCAAACCGGGCGGCCTGACCGATCGCCTGCTCTCCGAGCACCCCAACATGTATGCCGATCTCTCCGCCGGGTCCGGTTATCAAGCCTTCATCCGCGATGAGGATCACGCGCGTGCCTTTTTCGCGCGACACCAGGACAAGCTGCTGTATGGGAGCGACTGTTCCGATCCGGTCGGTCGGGGCCCGGCGTGCTCCGGTTCGCGACAGATACTCTCTGTGAAACGATTCGCTCCGAGCAAGCTTGCTGAGCGAAAGATTCTCTATGGAAACGCCCGCCGCGTGCTGAAGCTGACACACCTGCCATGTCCCGATCCCGCAAGTCCAAGGTAG